A genomic stretch from Astatotilapia calliptera chromosome 4, fAstCal1.2, whole genome shotgun sequence includes:
- the LOC113020308 gene encoding protein kinase C and casein kinase substrate in neurons protein 3, with translation MSTLPSENSLEDAYNRSFWMPGNYQRTAKRTEDAFQACNDIVACFQERARVERQYAQQLSEWSNKWKPVVDSSPLYGSLMKAWQCFLSSADRLAALHATICRSLVSEDGDRVRTWQKDTFHKKLFGGFKESHDIETGFARAQKPWAKRLKKLDKARRAYHKVSRKEQVAREREAHAQGNPDVSIDKQKKIQEEREVAQQEAEKVRARYEKVLEEVNNYAPRYMEEMESVFDQSQEEERKRIVFLKQAFLSIHKHLDITNNESVRAVYNELHNTLMAIDEQEDLRWWKNTHGPGMPTDWPHFQEWTPEKKSKKGKKEVEKSGTIEKSVMIGGVKVRALYDYVGQETDELSFKAGEEFLKIEDEDDQGWCRGKKDDGWEGLYPANYVEVV, from the exons ATGTCGACCTTGCCATCAGAAAACAGCCTTGAAGATGCCTACAATCGCAGCTTCTGGATG CCTGGGAACTATCAGCGCACTGCGAAGCGAACAGAAGATGCTTTCCAGGCCTGTAATGACATAGTGGCATGTTTCCAAGAGAGAGCGCGCGTGGAGAGGCAGTACGCCCAGCAGCTCAGTGAATGGAGCAACAAGTGGAAGCCGGTGGTGGACTCTA gTCCTCTATATGGCTCTCTTATGAAGGCTTGGCAGTGTTTTCTGTCCTCCGCCGACAGGCTTGCCGCCCTACACGCCACCATCTGTCGCTCCCTGGTGTCGGAGGATGGGGACCGGGTCAGGACCTGGCAGAAGGACACCTTCCACAAGAAGTTATTTGGGGGTTTCAAGGAGTCCCACGACATTGAGACGGGGTTTGCACGTGCTCAGAAGCCGTGGGCCAAACGACTTAAAaag CTGGATAAAGCAAGAAGAGCATACCATAAAGTGAGCCGTAAAGAGCAGGTAGCCAGAGAGCGAGAGGCACACGCTCAGGGAAACCCGGACGTCTCcatagacaaacagaagaagatccaggaggagagagaagtggctcaacaggaggccgAGAAG GTCCGTGCCCGCTACGAGAAGGTCCTGGAGGAGGTGAACAACTATGCTCCTCGCTACATGGAGGAGATGGAGTCCGTCTTTGACCAATCACAGGAGGAGGAGCGCAAGAGGATTGTATTTCTCAAACAGGCTTTCCTCTCCATCCACAAACACCTGGACATTACCAACAATGAGAG TGTGCGGGCCGTGTACAATGAGCTCCACAACACACTGATGGCCATCGATGAGCAAGAGGACCTTCGTTGGTGGAAAAACACCCACGGCCCGGGCATGCCAACTGACTGGCCTCACTTCCAG GAATGGACacctgaaaagaaaagcaaaaaagggaaaaaagaagtggaaaaatcAGGAACAATAGAGAAGAG CGTGATGATCGGGGGAGTGAAAGTAAGAGCTCTGTATGATTACGTCGGCCAGGAGACAGATGAGCTGTCCTTTAAAGCAG gTGAAGAGTTTCTAAAGATCGAGGATGAGGATGACCAAGGATGGTGTCGAGGGAAGAAGGATGATGGGTGGGAGGGGCTTTACCCAGCCAACTACGTGGAGGTGGTGTAG